Proteins encoded by one window of Acinonyx jubatus isolate Ajub_Pintada_27869175 chromosome X, VMU_Ajub_asm_v1.0, whole genome shotgun sequence:
- the NALF2 gene encoding NALCN channel auxiliary factor 2, protein MFRGAWMWPGKDAAALTICCCCCCWAPRPSDKPCADSERAQRWRLSLASLLFFTVLLADHLWLCAGARPRARELSSAMRPPWGTGRERQPMPPRAVLPLRPPPPGEPSASPGTCGPQYSNLTKAAPAAGPRPDCGGVPEPTGLDAACTKLQSLQRLFEPTTPAPPLRPPDSPSRAPAEFPSAKKNLLKGHFRNFTLSFCDTYTVWDLLLGMDRPDSLDCSLDTLLGDLLAVVASPGSGAWEVCSNCIEAYQRLDRHAQEKYDEFDLVLHKYLQAEEYSIRSCTKGCKAVYKAWLCSEYFSVTQQECQRWVPCKQYCLEVQTRCPFILPDNEEMVYGGLPGFICTGLLDTSPKRPETKCCDVQWVSCESEKKKFKETEAPKTHHQQFHHSYFHHYHQQYHHYHPRHDPPGHISHKPSMLPVSGGSRLSPSRIRLYVLVLMLLHTMVSFSSSQGGGGLGLEALPTLDEGLTREE, encoded by the exons ATGTTCAGGGGCGCTTGGATGTGGCCCGGGAAAGACGCCGCCGCGCTGACtatctgctgctgctgctgctgctgggctcCCAGGCCAAGCGACAAACCTTGCGCTGACTCTGAGCGGGCGCAGCGATGGCGACTGTCCCTGGCGTCCCTGCTCTTCTTCACCGTGCTGCTCGCTGACCATCTGTGGCTGTGCGCGGGGGCCCGGCCCCGGGCCAGGGAGCTGAGCAGCGCCATGCGGCCGCCCTGGGGGACCGGCCGGGAGCGGCAGCCGATGCCTCCTCGCGCGGTGCTGCCCCtgcggccgccgccgcccggcgAGCCCAGCGCATCCCCGGGCACTTGCGGCCCCCAATACAGCAACCTGACCAAAGCTGCCCCCGCTGCCGGTCCCAGGCCGGACTGCGGTGGCGTCCCAGAGCCCACGGGGCTGGACGCAGCTTGCACCAAATTGCAATCTTTGCAGAGACTTTTTGAACCGACTACTCCAGCCCCTCCACTGCGGCCCCCTGACTCCCCTTCCCGTGCCCCGGCCGAGTTCCCCTCCGCCAAAAAAAACTTGCTCAAAGGCCACTTTCGGAACTTCACTCTCTCCTTTTGCGACACCTACACGGTCTGGGACTTGCTGCTGGGCATGGACCGCCCCGACAGCCTGGACTGCAGCCTGGACACCCTGCTGGGGGACCTTCTGGCCGTGGTGGCCAGCCCGGGCTCCGGGGCCTGGGAGGTGTGTAGCAACTGTATCGAGGCGTACCAGCGGCTCGACCGACATGCTCAGGAAAAATATGACGAGTTCGACCTCGTGCTGCATAAATACTTACAGGCAGAAGAGTACTCAATCCGGTCCTGCACGAAAGGCTGTAAG GCTGTCTACAAGGCCTGGCTGTGCTCAGAATACTTCAGCGTGACCCAGCAGGAATGCCAGCGCTGGGTGCCCTGCAAGCAATACTGCCTGGAGGTGCAGACCCGGTGCCCCTTTATACTCCCTGACAATGAGGAAATGGTGTACGGAGGGCTTCCTGGCTTTATCTGTACAG GGTTGCTGGATACTTCGCCAAAGCGGCCGGAAACCAAGTGCTGTGACGTGCAGTGGGTCTCCTGTGAGTCGGAGAAGAAGAAGTTCAAGGAGACTGAGGCCCCCAAAACCCACCACCAGCAATTCCACCACTCCTATTTCCACCACTACCACCAACAGTACCACCACTACCATCCCCGCCATGACCCTCCAGGCCACATCAGCCACAAGCCCTCCATGCTGCCGGTCTCTGGGGGCTCCCGCCTCAGCCCCAGCAGGATCCGGCTGTATGTCCTTGTTCTCATGCTCCTCCATACCATGGTGTCCTTCTCCAGTAGCCAGGGTGGTGGAGGACTGGGGCTGGAGGCACTGCCTACCCTAGATGAGGGCCTGACTCGGGAAGAGtga